From one Caldithrix abyssi DSM 13497 genomic stretch:
- a CDS encoding trans-sulfuration enzyme family protein — MENNEMKRYSFATLCVHGSGGADPATGAISVPIYQSSTFKFKSARHGAQLFAGEKEGYVYTRLGNPTQSALEKEMAFLEGGEAALAFASGMAAISAVVFAYCRAGDNLVSTNTLYGGTHNLFMETLPRFNIEAREVDTTNLENIINAIDDKTRLLYIETPANPTLTITDLRACAKIARDYKIPLVVDNTFPTPYFQRPLELGADVVLHSATKYIGGHGDTVAGVVVGKKDFIDELRANFLRDLGAVISPLNAWLLVRGLKTLAIRMERHQQNAMKVAKFLQFHPKIKRVWYPGLTTHPQHELAKKQMAGFGGMISFEIKGGRRAGEQLMNAVKLITLAVSLGDVDSLIEHPASMTHSTYSEEELAKCGITESLVRLSVGIEDARDLIQDLSQALRKVKV, encoded by the coding sequence ATGGAAAACAATGAAATGAAACGCTACTCTTTTGCTACGCTTTGTGTTCATGGTTCTGGCGGGGCGGATCCTGCCACCGGAGCAATTAGTGTTCCGATCTATCAAAGTTCTACATTTAAGTTTAAAAGCGCCAGGCATGGCGCGCAGTTATTTGCCGGTGAAAAAGAAGGATATGTTTATACGCGTCTGGGCAATCCTACGCAGAGCGCCCTGGAAAAAGAAATGGCCTTTCTGGAAGGGGGAGAAGCAGCCCTGGCTTTTGCCTCCGGCATGGCGGCCATCTCTGCTGTTGTTTTTGCCTATTGTCGGGCCGGAGATAATCTGGTTTCCACCAACACGCTTTACGGAGGAACGCACAACCTGTTTATGGAAACCTTGCCACGTTTTAATATTGAAGCAAGGGAGGTGGATACCACTAATCTTGAAAACATCATTAATGCCATTGACGATAAAACAAGGCTGCTTTACATCGAAACGCCTGCCAATCCTACCTTAACCATTACCGATTTACGCGCTTGCGCTAAAATTGCCAGAGATTATAAAATTCCTCTGGTTGTGGATAATACTTTTCCCACTCCTTATTTCCAGCGGCCTCTGGAGCTGGGCGCGGACGTTGTGCTGCATTCGGCCACGAAGTACATCGGAGGCCATGGAGATACCGTGGCCGGCGTGGTGGTGGGCAAAAAAGATTTTATCGATGAATTACGGGCTAACTTTTTAAGAGACCTCGGCGCTGTGATCAGTCCACTGAATGCCTGGCTATTGGTTCGCGGTTTAAAGACGCTGGCCATCCGCATGGAGAGGCACCAGCAGAATGCAATGAAAGTGGCAAAGTTTTTACAATTCCATCCGAAAATAAAACGTGTGTGGTATCCTGGTTTAACCACTCATCCGCAACACGAGCTGGCTAAAAAGCAGATGGCAGGATTTGGCGGAATGATCAGCTTTGAGATTAAAGGCGGTCGGCGGGCCGGCGAACAATTGATGAATGCGGTTAAATTGATCACCCTGGCTGTCAGTCTGGGAGATGTGGATTCGCTCATTGAGCATCCGGCTTCCATGACCCATTCTACGTATTCCGAAGAAGAACTGGCCAAATGTGGAATTACCGAAAGTCTGGTTCGTCTTTCGGTGGGCATTGAAGATGCGCGCGACTTAATTCAAGATTTGTCGCAGGCTCTGCGCAAAGTTAAAGTTTGA
- a CDS encoding class II aldolase/adducin family protein — translation MHWQKQSPAEHIARTMEVIYSNGMTTLSGGNISVMTHDDQLWITPAGVDKGKVTADDMVCLNKEGTVKGKHRPSSELPFHQKIYRQRKDIKAVIHAHPPGLMAFSLAHELPDPEIIPSFGLSIGKIGYAAYALPGSQRLSVRIAEPFAAGCQAVLLENHGVVTAGATLWEAFHRLEALELLAAILIQAKRIGQIKKAACRSLLAEYAEGKETVEIETPASARAAKELKEEMVRFIMRGLNRRLLFSSLSVLSVRVNSTDFLITPADGGLVNITTHDLVLLSKGRSETGKRPHPFDRLHHTIYRQHAAIGTIIQSPAPHITAFAVSDQRFDSRLIPESYVVLRETLRVSLNDLRQNLQDLSSLLSAQRPALLLENEGVLITGANLLQAFDRLEVADFSARAMIDALTAGKINPIPQNEIREIEKKFLT, via the coding sequence TTGCACTGGCAAAAACAGTCGCCTGCCGAACACATTGCGCGCACCATGGAAGTCATTTATTCTAACGGAATGACCACCCTCTCCGGCGGGAATATTTCCGTTATGACTCACGATGACCAGTTGTGGATCACGCCGGCCGGCGTGGATAAGGGAAAAGTTACTGCGGATGACATGGTTTGTCTTAATAAAGAGGGAACCGTAAAAGGCAAACACCGGCCTTCCAGCGAACTGCCGTTTCATCAAAAGATCTACAGACAGCGGAAGGACATAAAAGCCGTCATCCACGCCCATCCGCCGGGATTAATGGCCTTTAGTCTGGCGCATGAATTACCTGATCCTGAAATAATTCCTTCTTTTGGACTGTCCATTGGTAAAATTGGTTACGCCGCTTACGCTCTACCGGGTAGTCAGCGTTTGAGCGTCCGTATTGCAGAACCTTTTGCTGCTGGATGTCAGGCTGTTCTGCTGGAAAATCACGGCGTGGTTACGGCCGGTGCGACCCTGTGGGAAGCCTTTCATCGGCTCGAGGCGCTGGAATTGCTGGCGGCCATTTTGATTCAGGCGAAAAGGATCGGTCAAATCAAAAAAGCCGCTTGTCGCTCGCTGCTTGCGGAGTATGCAGAAGGAAAGGAGACTGTAGAAATCGAAACTCCCGCTTCTGCCAGAGCGGCGAAGGAATTAAAAGAGGAAATGGTTCGCTTCATCATGCGCGGCCTTAATCGTCGGCTTTTGTTCAGTTCGCTGAGCGTCCTTTCTGTGCGCGTGAATTCAACCGATTTTTTGATTACGCCGGCAGACGGAGGATTAGTTAATATTACCACGCATGATCTTGTTTTGCTGAGTAAGGGCAGAAGTGAAACCGGAAAACGGCCGCATCCCTTCGACCGCCTGCATCATACCATTTACCGCCAGCATGCGGCAATCGGGACGATCATTCAATCGCCAGCGCCGCACATCACGGCATTTGCCGTTAGCGATCAGAGGTTTGACAGCCGCTTAATTCCCGAAAGCTATGTAGTGCTGCGAGAGACGCTTCGCGTTTCTTTAAATGATTTACGACAAAATTTGCAAGACCTTTCATCCTTGCTTTCTGCTCAACGGCCGGCTTTGCTGTTAGAGAACGAAGGGGTTTTAATCACGGGCGCCAATCTCTTGCAAGCTTTTGATCGACTGGAAGTGGCCGATTTTAGCGCGCGCGCCATGATTGATGCGCTAACCGCAGGCAAGATTAACCCCATTCCGCAAAATGAAATTCGAGAAATTGAGAAAAAATTTTTAACTTAG
- a CDS encoding UDP-glucuronic acid decarboxylase family protein: protein MRILVTGGAGFIGSHLCETLLNKGHDVLCLDNFFTGQKENIWHLMDDKRFELIRHDVTQPILLEVDRIYHFACPASPIHYQYNPVKTIKTSVMGTIHMLGLAKRVRARIMLASTSEVYGDPKVHPQKESYWGNVNPIGIRSCYDEGKRVAETLMMDYHRQNKVDIKIVRIFNTYGPRMAINDGRVVSNFIIQALTNQNITVYGRGNQTRSFQYIDDLIDGVERMMNVEDFIGPVNLGNPHEFTILELAEKVIELTNSRSKIVFKPLPADDPVQRKPFIGLAKEKLDWEPRIKLEDGLKKTIAYFDEVLSRLPDKKPIID from the coding sequence GTGCGGATTCTTGTGACAGGCGGCGCGGGCTTTATTGGCTCTCATTTGTGTGAAACGCTGTTGAACAAAGGCCATGATGTATTATGCCTGGATAATTTCTTCACCGGACAAAAGGAAAATATCTGGCACCTGATGGATGATAAACGATTTGAGCTGATCCGGCACGACGTGACGCAGCCGATTTTGCTTGAGGTCGATCGCATTTACCATTTTGCCTGCCCCGCCTCTCCTATTCACTATCAGTACAATCCGGTTAAAACTATTAAAACCAGTGTGATGGGTACTATTCACATGCTGGGCCTGGCAAAACGCGTACGGGCGCGCATTATGCTGGCCAGCACGTCTGAAGTGTATGGCGACCCTAAAGTGCATCCACAAAAAGAAAGTTACTGGGGCAATGTCAATCCCATCGGGATACGCAGTTGTTACGATGAAGGCAAACGCGTTGCGGAAACGCTGATGATGGATTATCACCGTCAAAATAAAGTCGATATTAAAATTGTGCGGATTTTTAATACTTATGGACCGCGCATGGCAATCAATGACGGTCGGGTGGTCAGTAATTTTATCATTCAAGCTTTAACCAATCAAAATATTACCGTCTATGGTCGCGGCAATCAAACGCGTTCCTTTCAATACATTGACGATTTAATTGATGGCGTGGAGCGCATGATGAATGTAGAGGATTTTATCGGTCCCGTTAACCTGGGAAATCCGCATGAATTTACCATTCTGGAACTGGCTGAAAAGGTCATTGAACTGACCAATTCCAGATCAAAAATTGTTTTTAAACCTCTGCCAGCGGATGATCCCGTGCAGCGCAAACCTTTTATTGGACTGGCTAAAGAAAAATTAGACTGGGAGCCCAGGATTAAACTGGAAGATGGATTAAAAAAGACGATTGCCTATTTCGACGAGGTTCTTTCCAGGCTTCCGGACAAAAAACCGATCATTGATTGA
- a CDS encoding DUF5009 domain-containing protein: MKSANERVLNLDALRGFAILTMVLAGTIPYTGLPAWMYHAQLPPPERIFNPNLPGFTWVDLVFPLFLFSLGAAIPLALEKRLTRQSLPRVGLHIVERTFLLAFFAIFLFHVRPHIIDPQLTVQAWLLALLGFAIMFAIFVKLPEHWPFQFRLVFKLFAWLAALLLLFLLRYPDGSGFSLYRSDIIIIVLTNVYFSGSVIWLLTRNNLLVRLGVLGVLLAIRLAHTEPGWIQWLWEFRPLPWLYNLYYHQYLFLVIPGTIVGEAMLEWRKNLKTTTAPLFSRPAWHPLGVGLIMLLILTVNLIGLQARWLWFNHLSTFILLSGGWLLLKNGQTPTENFLKKIFLWGCYWMILGLVFEPYEGGIKKDHPTMSYYLVTSGLSIFLLIAFTIFEALFKRPFWLKLLAGNGQNPMIAYVGFANFLWPILALSGLASLFDQLTCASPWLGFIKGLLYTATVALGVYWLSKHKIFWKT; encoded by the coding sequence ATGAAAAGCGCAAACGAACGCGTCCTTAACCTGGATGCCCTGCGAGGCTTTGCCATTTTGACCATGGTCCTGGCAGGAACCATCCCCTACACCGGCCTGCCGGCATGGATGTATCACGCACAGCTTCCTCCGCCGGAACGGATTTTTAACCCCAACCTGCCTGGTTTTACCTGGGTGGATCTGGTCTTTCCGCTTTTCCTGTTCTCTCTGGGGGCGGCCATTCCCCTCGCTCTGGAAAAGCGTTTAACACGCCAGTCGCTGCCCCGCGTGGGTTTGCACATTGTGGAGCGCACCTTTTTATTAGCTTTCTTTGCCATTTTTCTGTTTCATGTGCGTCCGCACATCATCGATCCCCAACTTACGGTCCAAGCCTGGCTGCTGGCGCTGCTGGGTTTTGCCATCATGTTTGCCATTTTTGTTAAATTGCCCGAACACTGGCCCTTTCAATTTCGTTTGGTTTTTAAACTTTTTGCCTGGCTGGCGGCGCTGCTTCTTTTATTCCTTCTTCGCTATCCGGACGGTTCCGGTTTTTCGTTGTATCGATCGGATATCATTATCATTGTGCTGACCAATGTCTATTTTTCCGGCTCTGTCATCTGGCTTTTAACGAGGAATAATCTGCTTGTACGCCTGGGCGTGCTGGGCGTTTTATTGGCCATTCGTCTGGCGCACACCGAGCCCGGATGGATTCAGTGGCTATGGGAATTTCGCCCCCTGCCCTGGCTGTACAATCTTTATTACCATCAATATCTGTTTCTGGTCATTCCCGGAACCATTGTTGGCGAAGCCATGCTTGAGTGGCGGAAAAATCTTAAAACAACAACAGCGCCTCTCTTTAGCCGCCCCGCATGGCATCCATTGGGCGTGGGGCTTATCATGCTTTTAATTTTAACGGTTAACCTGATTGGATTGCAGGCCCGATGGCTCTGGTTCAATCACCTGAGTACTTTTATTCTGCTTTCAGGCGGATGGTTATTATTAAAAAACGGCCAGACGCCCACCGAAAATTTTTTAAAAAAGATTTTTCTCTGGGGCTGCTACTGGATGATTTTAGGTCTGGTGTTTGAACCTTATGAAGGCGGGATCAAAAAGGACCATCCCACCATGAGCTACTACCTGGTTACGTCCGGCCTTTCCATTTTTTTACTCATTGCTTTCACCATTTTTGAAGCGCTGTTTAAACGCCCTTTCTGGTTAAAATTGCTGGCGGGCAACGGCCAGAATCCGATGATCGCTTACGTGGGGTTTGCCAACTTTCTGTGGCCGATCCTGGCCTTAAGCGGACTGGCTTCTTTGTTCGATCAGTTAACCTGCGCTTCGCCCTGGCTGGGATTTATTAAGGGTCTGCTTTACACCGCTACTGTGGCTTTGGGCGTTTATTGGCTAAGTAAACATAAAATTTTCTGGAAAACCTGA
- a CDS encoding aldo/keto reductase — translation MQYKQLGKRGPVVSTIGFGAWAIGGMNWGKTDDEISLRALNEAIDQGVTLIDTADVYGFGHSEELIAQIIKERGKDNIIIATKAGNDFYFASEEDDEGYGPIRQNYKKEYLIFAAEQSLKRLGVDALDILQLHSPDLDKLEQDEPWEALEQLKKDGKILHAGLSIQSFKETEQAHLLDLHHDLIDSIQVRYNLLEREAEKVLFPKALQYGIGVIVRIPLLFGFLTGKFDRNTRFTEDDHRKMNLSPEKLEDYLNKLDKVRPLFEKFPDQSMAQVSLRFCISHPACQTAIPGAKTPQQVRENCSASDLGPIPRDLIPEI, via the coding sequence TTGCAGTACAAACAATTAGGCAAACGAGGCCCTGTGGTTTCTACCATTGGTTTTGGCGCATGGGCTATTGGCGGGATGAACTGGGGCAAAACGGATGATGAAATATCCCTGCGCGCCTTAAACGAAGCCATCGATCAGGGAGTTACTTTAATTGACACGGCAGACGTTTACGGTTTTGGGCACTCTGAAGAATTGATTGCTCAAATCATTAAAGAACGCGGTAAAGACAACATCATCATCGCCACTAAAGCGGGCAACGATTTTTATTTTGCCAGCGAAGAAGATGATGAAGGATACGGCCCCATTCGTCAAAATTACAAAAAAGAGTATTTAATCTTTGCAGCCGAACAAAGTCTAAAGCGTCTGGGAGTGGATGCCCTCGATATCCTGCAATTGCACAGCCCAGATCTGGACAAATTAGAACAAGATGAACCCTGGGAAGCCCTGGAACAGCTGAAAAAAGACGGCAAAATTTTACATGCCGGTCTGAGTATCCAATCCTTTAAAGAAACCGAACAGGCCCATTTATTGGATTTACATCACGATTTAATTGACTCCATTCAAGTGCGTTACAACCTTTTAGAACGGGAAGCCGAAAAGGTGCTCTTTCCCAAAGCCTTGCAATATGGCATTGGCGTAATCGTCCGCATTCCACTGCTATTCGGCTTTTTAACGGGAAAATTCGATCGCAACACCAGGTTTACCGAAGACGATCACCGCAAGATGAACCTCTCCCCCGAAAAATTAGAAGACTACCTGAATAAGCTGGATAAGGTCAGACCTCTTTTTGAAAAATTCCCCGATCAGTCCATGGCGCAGGTCAGTTTGCGGTTTTGCATCAGCCATCCGGCCTGCCAGACGGCCATTCCCGGCGCAAAAACACCGCAACAGGTGCGCGAAAACTGTTCAGCTTCTGATCTGGGCCCCATTCCCCGGGATTTGATTCCGGAAATTTAG
- a CDS encoding class II aldolase/adducin family protein, with protein MTILNLKKQIIEVGRRLWQRGYVAANDGNISVRLNEREILTTATGVSKGFMNEEMIVKIDMEGRSLERHAKFKPSSEVKMHLEAYRQRPDVHAVVHAHPPYCTSFAVAGIPLDRCVLPEAILILGAVPIAEFGLPSTLEIPEKIRPHLQNTDAILLANHGALTLGTDLMNAYFKMETLEHAAHIVWNAIQLGNVNVLPEEVATRLMALRSNYNLSGKVTSCQAGPLTVSKMARSAKADFNNDLTEEQIEEIQQAILKRLKK; from the coding sequence ATGACCATCCTTAATCTTAAAAAGCAAATCATCGAGGTAGGCCGACGGTTGTGGCAGCGGGGGTATGTGGCGGCCAACGACGGCAATATCTCCGTGCGTCTCAATGAAAGGGAAATATTGACCACGGCCACGGGCGTAAGCAAAGGATTTATGAACGAGGAGATGATCGTTAAGATTGATATGGAAGGGCGGTCGCTGGAACGACACGCCAAATTCAAACCGTCCAGCGAGGTCAAAATGCATCTGGAAGCCTATCGCCAGCGGCCCGATGTGCATGCCGTGGTGCACGCCCATCCGCCATACTGCACCAGTTTTGCGGTGGCGGGCATTCCGCTTGATCGCTGCGTGCTGCCCGAAGCCATTTTAATTCTGGGAGCGGTGCCCATCGCAGAATTCGGTTTGCCTTCTACCCTGGAAATCCCGGAAAAAATCCGGCCGCACCTTCAAAACACGGACGCCATTTTGCTGGCCAACCATGGCGCCTTAACCCTGGGCACGGATTTAATGAATGCCTATTTTAAGATGGAAACTCTGGAACATGCCGCGCACATTGTATGGAATGCCATTCAATTAGGTAATGTGAATGTGCTTCCGGAAGAAGTAGCGACGCGTTTAATGGCCCTGCGCAGTAATTACAATCTTTCCGGCAAAGTAACCAGCTGTCAGGCCGGGCCGTTGACTGTTTCGAAAATGGCGCGGTCCGCCAAGGCGGATTTTAACAATGATTTAACAGAAGAACAAATAGAAGAAATACAACAGGCCATTTTGAAACGGCTTAAAAAGTAG
- a CDS encoding MjaI family restriction endonuclease, whose amino-acid sequence MKKRIFLTSNEIQNLLGIPSTVFPKYSTQILNLANQNAQATRPKVVGQMSELIKEFSGKTLQEWEDWYLKKHPEAIPMASQKILDMVENLKDVINKIDMSLIEKWVYDLIIVKTFVGLKFQEAILKKVASILNLDYCLATPEEEAKGIDGYIGKTPISIKPSSYTNKAALRENISVSIIYYEKVKNGIKIDFSELF is encoded by the coding sequence ATGAAAAAGAGAATTTTCTTAACTTCCAATGAAATCCAAAATCTTTTAGGAATTCCATCGACAGTTTTTCCTAAATATTCCACTCAAATCCTGAATCTAGCAAATCAAAACGCCCAGGCCACGCGTCCTAAAGTTGTTGGACAAATGAGTGAGTTAATAAAGGAATTTTCCGGTAAAACTTTACAAGAATGGGAAGATTGGTATCTTAAAAAGCATCCGGAAGCTATTCCGATGGCCTCTCAAAAAATTTTAGACATGGTTGAAAATTTAAAAGATGTTATTAACAAAATTGATATGTCGTTAATTGAAAAATGGGTTTATGATCTTATAATAGTAAAAACTTTTGTAGGACTAAAGTTTCAGGAAGCAATTTTAAAAAAGGTAGCTTCCATTTTAAACCTGGATTATTGTCTTGCTACTCCTGAAGAAGAAGCCAAAGGAATCGATGGATACATTGGGAAAACTCCTATTAGTATTAAACCTTCTTCTTACACTAATAAAGCTGCTCTGAGAGAAAATATTTCTGTTTCAATTATATACTATGAAAAGGTTAAAAATGGTATTAAAATCGATTTTTCCGAACTATTTTAA
- a CDS encoding response regulator, with translation MRILVAEDVQLMQKLLKRLLDPFGEVTLVKTGREAFSRFQEAINSKKYFNLVCLDLNLPEINGLEVLKNIRAAEKLNHVPIKERAKVVVVSSTNDADVVMKAINLGCNGYIVKPFSKDKIISELKKLGLISSAPQPQN, from the coding sequence ATGCGCATCCTGGTGGCTGAAGACGTACAACTAATGCAAAAATTATTAAAACGACTGCTCGATCCCTTTGGAGAAGTAACCTTGGTTAAAACCGGACGAGAAGCCTTCTCCAGATTTCAGGAAGCAATTAATTCTAAAAAATATTTCAATCTGGTGTGCCTTGATCTCAATCTGCCGGAAATCAACGGCCTGGAGGTGTTAAAGAATATTCGCGCAGCAGAAAAACTTAACCATGTGCCGATTAAAGAGCGTGCAAAAGTGGTGGTGGTCAGTTCGACGAATGACGCCGATGTGGTGATGAAGGCGATTAATCTGGGCTGCAACGGTTACATTGTTAAGCCATTCAGCAAAGATAAAATCATTAGTGAACTAAAAAAACTGGGGTTGATTAGCAGCGCGCCTCAACCCCAGAATTAA
- a CDS encoding IS110 family transposase encodes MGKINKKERKFNEETLLVTVDIGKKFNYGYARTKDGQELEVFKFFNTGKGFEYFLKKVESFRAKTGLKNCLFGLESTGSYGLALIHYLHRRGYEIVQINPMHTKRLKELTDNSPNKTDKKDPKVIADIIELNKYLTVIIPEGIFAELRELVHLREKILEDLRRSYNRIEGQLFKIFPEFSQVMRDLTTKTSRYLLAHYTLPQFILDLGLTKLTELIKSVSKNRLGEEKALALYEAAKMSGGIKEGTRSIVMEIKIHLDQIDRLESYQKSLKDEIENYLKEVPYSRNILSIKGIGPIIAAILIGELGDIRRYKSYRELEKIAGLNLYEVSSGQHKGKHHISKRGRSLLRKALFYIAINASRGILQEVYQVHKEKGMASAKALTALSRKILAIIFALVRDDSFYIEGYKKSNKAA; translated from the coding sequence ATGGGGAAAATAAACAAAAAAGAGAGAAAATTCAACGAAGAAACCTTATTAGTTACAGTGGATATAGGCAAAAAATTTAATTACGGTTATGCACGTACAAAAGATGGTCAGGAGTTAGAAGTGTTTAAGTTTTTTAACACAGGTAAAGGATTCGAATATTTTTTAAAAAAAGTAGAAAGCTTCAGAGCAAAGACCGGTCTTAAGAATTGTTTATTTGGCCTGGAATCCACTGGCAGCTATGGGCTTGCGCTCATTCATTATCTACATCGAAGGGGCTATGAGATTGTACAAATAAATCCGATGCATACCAAGCGCCTGAAAGAATTAACGGACAATAGTCCCAATAAGACAGATAAAAAAGACCCAAAGGTCATAGCAGATATAATAGAATTAAACAAATATTTAACAGTAATCATCCCAGAGGGAATTTTTGCGGAATTACGCGAATTGGTTCATTTAAGAGAGAAAATACTTGAAGATCTACGAAGGAGTTATAATCGAATTGAGGGACAGTTATTTAAGATATTTCCGGAATTCTCTCAGGTCATGAGAGATTTAACTACAAAGACTTCACGTTATCTTTTGGCTCATTATACTTTACCTCAATTCATATTGGATTTAGGCTTAACAAAGCTAACAGAGCTAATAAAGTCAGTAAGTAAAAACCGATTAGGTGAAGAAAAGGCCCTTGCTTTATATGAAGCTGCTAAGATGAGCGGAGGCATCAAAGAAGGAACCCGGTCCATTGTAATGGAGATCAAGATACATCTTGATCAGATAGATCGTTTAGAATCTTATCAAAAGTCACTAAAGGATGAGATAGAGAATTATTTAAAAGAAGTGCCATACAGCAGGAACATATTATCCATAAAAGGGATAGGACCCATAATCGCAGCCATTTTAATAGGAGAGTTAGGAGATATCCGCAGATATAAAAGTTATCGTGAGTTAGAGAAGATAGCGGGATTAAACCTGTATGAAGTCAGTTCTGGCCAACATAAAGGTAAACATCACATAAGCAAACGCGGTCGGAGTTTATTAAGAAAAGCTCTTTTTTATATAGCCATCAATGCAAGTAGAGGTATCTTACAAGAAGTTTATCAGGTACATAAGGAGAAAGGGATGGCCAGCGCCAAGGCTTTAACGGCGTTATCCAGAAAGATATTAGCCATTATTTTTGCATTAGTAAGAGATGATAGTTTCTACATAGAAGGCTATAAAAAATCAAATAAAGCAGCCTAA
- a CDS encoding DNA methyltransferase, with amino-acid sequence MTTKHKIIIGDSRKMAELADESIQLIVTSPPYWQLKDYGTEEQIGFNDSYEQYINNLNLVWQECSRVLAPGCKMVINIGDQFARSVYYGRYKVIPIRTEIIRFCETIGLDYMGAIIWQKKTTMNTTGGATVMGSYPFPRNGIVEIDYEFILIFKKPGNGPKVSNEIKEKSRLTKEKWKTYFSGHWYFNGERQDNHIAMFPLELPKRIIEMFSFYGETVLDPFLGSGTTSLAAMILNRNSIGYEINENFLPIIKKKLEGEEPSLFTPQIIYQKQKLKQIDWNEELKRLPYLFKDPVKFDKKIDPRQMNFGSKISINKGESTSREFFSVQKIFSPNLIELSGGIKIRLLGVKPKPEKINEALEFLNLKVGKSKIFLKFDQIKYDQNNHLLAYVYMKNKTFINAHLIKQGFADIDDEFPFSLSDKFKKLHHKS; translated from the coding sequence ATGACAACAAAACATAAAATAATCATAGGCGACTCTCGAAAGATGGCTGAACTGGCAGACGAATCCATTCAGCTCATCGTCACCTCTCCCCCCTACTGGCAGTTAAAAGACTACGGAACGGAGGAGCAAATTGGCTTTAACGATAGCTATGAGCAATATATTAACAACCTTAATCTTGTTTGGCAAGAATGCAGCAGGGTATTAGCGCCAGGCTGTAAAATGGTTATCAACATTGGCGATCAATTTGCCCGTTCTGTTTATTATGGTCGATACAAAGTGATCCCCATTCGCACAGAAATCATTCGCTTTTGCGAGACTATTGGCCTGGATTACATGGGGGCGATTATCTGGCAAAAAAAAACCACCATGAATACCACCGGCGGCGCTACCGTAATGGGGTCTTATCCGTTTCCCAGAAACGGTATTGTAGAAATCGATTACGAGTTTATTCTAATTTTCAAAAAGCCTGGAAATGGTCCAAAAGTTTCGAATGAAATCAAAGAAAAGTCCAGATTAACTAAAGAAAAGTGGAAAACATACTTCTCCGGTCACTGGTATTTTAATGGCGAACGTCAGGATAACCACATCGCCATGTTTCCCCTGGAATTGCCAAAACGTATTATCGAAATGTTTAGCTTTTATGGCGAAACCGTTTTGGATCCTTTTCTGGGTAGCGGTACCACTTCATTAGCAGCCATGATCTTAAATCGTAATTCCATTGGTTATGAAATAAATGAAAATTTTTTACCAATCATTAAAAAAAAGCTGGAGGGAGAAGAGCCATCACTATTTACACCGCAAATTATTTATCAAAAACAAAAACTTAAACAGATCGACTGGAATGAGGAATTAAAACGATTGCCTTATTTATTTAAAGACCCGGTTAAGTTCGACAAAAAAATTGATCCCAGACAAATGAATTTTGGCTCAAAAATCAGTATAAATAAAGGAGAATCAACCTCCAGAGAATTCTTTTCCGTACAAAAAATCTTTTCCCCTAACTTAATTGAACTTAGCGGGGGAATAAAAATAAGATTGCTGGGCGTTAAACCAAAACCTGAAAAAATCAACGAGGCTCTTGAATTTTTGAACTTAAAAGTTGGAAAAAGCAAAATCTTTTTAAAATTCGATCAAATTAAATATGACCAGAACAATCATTTATTGGCTTACGTGTACATGAAAAATAAGACATTCATAAACGCCCATTTAATCAAACAGGGATTCGCAGATATTGACGACGAATTCCCATTTTCTTTATCGGATAAATTTAAAAAATTGCACCACAAGAGTTAA